In Rhodamnia argentea isolate NSW1041297 chromosome 11, ASM2092103v1, whole genome shotgun sequence, one genomic interval encodes:
- the LOC115735829 gene encoding xanthotoxin 5-hydroxylase CYP82C4-like, protein MGLLSLDLQKIGLAVLLVIIYLYASLHRSKRSNKTGQTLPEAAGAWPLLGHLHLLGPNKLLHRILAAMADQYGPAFSIRLGIHRVLVVSNWEVAKECFTLNDRVFPTRPRSLSVKLMGYDHAMFGFAPYGPYWRGMRKLAVVELLSNHRLDMLKHVRDAETNLLVKGLYEKWLSNGENPVTVDMEKDFGHVAMNITVRMVAGKRYLSGDKGDEEESTRCQKALGDFFFLVGQFMVSDAIPFLGWLDVVKGRVAEMKRTAEELDWVLGRWVENHRKRRAAAKVEDDEQDFIHFMLSATELEDGKYSVQEADTIIKATCLSVILGGNDTTVLTLTWALSLLLNNHHSLERAQDELDVQVGEHRQVEESDIKNLTYLQAIVKETLRLYPVLPLSVQREAMEDCTVAGFHVPAGTRLMVNLWKLQRDPRIWSRASDFQPERFLTDHVHVDVRGHSFEYIPFGSGRRMCPGVSFGLQVVQLILARLLHAFKLERISGSEVDMSESPGLTMPRATPLEVVLTPRLPATFY, encoded by the exons ATGGGGCTACTCTCCCTCGACCTTCAAAAGATTGGCCTTGCTGTTCTTCTAGTCATCATCTATCTCTATGCTTCACTGCATAGATCCAAAAGAAGCAACAAGACGGGCCAAACCCTACCAGAGGCAGCAGGGGCGTGGCCTTTGCTCGGCCATCTTCATCTCCTTGGGCCAAACAAGCTGCTGCACAGAATCCTAGCAGCCATGGCTGATCAGTACGGACCGGCCTTCTCTATCCGCCTCGGCATACACCGAGTACTCGTGGTAAGTAACTGGGAAGTGGCTAAAGAATGTTTCACTTTGAATGACAGGGTCTTCCCCACCCGGCCTAGATCGCTATCTGTCAAACTCATGGGTTATGACCACGCCATGTTCGGGTTCGCTCCTTATGGTCCATACTGGCGCGGTATGAGGAAGCTTGCTGTGGTTGAGCTCCTCTCAAACCACCGGCTCGATATGCTCAAGCATGTGAGAGATGCAGAAACCAATCTTTTAGTCAAGGGGCTGTATGAAAAATGGTTGAGCAACGGCGAAAACCCAGTTACAGTGGACATGGAGAAGGATTTTGGGCATGTGGCCATGAATATAACAGTGAGGATGGTCGCAGGAAAACGATATCTAAGTGGTGACAAAGGGGATGAAGAGGAGTCAACAAGATGTCAAAAAGCTCTGGgagatttcttctttcttgtgggGCAATTTATGGTCTCAGATGCAATACCCTTTCTAGGATGGCTAGATGTAGTGAAG GGACGTGTGGCTGAAATGAAGAGGACCGCCGAGGAACTGGATTGGGTTCTTGGAAGGTGGGTGGAGAACCACCGGAAAAGAAGGGCTGCCgcaaaagtcgaggatgatgagcAAGACTTCATTCATTTCATGCTCTCTGCAACAGAATTGGAGGATGGGAAGTACTCTGTTCAAGAGGCCGATACTATCATCAAGGCCACTTGCTTG AGTGTGATATTGGGAGGAAATGACACCACGGTGTTGACTCTTACATGGGCACTATCCCTTCTCCTAAACAACCACCACTCGCTAGAAAGGGCCCAAGATGAGCTGGATGTCCAAGTTGGCGAGCACCGCCAAGTGGAAGAATCGGACATTAAGAACTTAACCTACTTACAAGCTATAGTCAAGGAAACACTGCGTCTTTACCCTGTACTGCCACTTTCTGTACAAAGGGAAGCGATGGAAGACTGCACCGTAGCCGGCTTCCATGTCCCTGCAGGTACACGCCTTATGGTTAACTTGTGGAAGCTGCAACGTGACCCCAGAATCTGGTCACGAGCATCAGATTTTCAGCCAGAGAGATTCCTGACCGACCACGTTCATGTGGATGTTAGAGGTCATTCTTTTGAATATATACCATTTGGTTCTGGTAGGAGGATGTGTCCCGGGGTCTCGTTTGGCCTACAGGTAGTGCAACTTATTCTTGCCCGGCTGCTTCATGCATTCAAACTGGAAAGAATCTCAGGTTCAGAGGTTGATATGAGTGAGAGTCCTGGATTGACAATGCCCAGAGCGACACCACTGGAGGTTGTACTTACACCAAGGTTACCAGCTACATTCTACTGA
- the LOC115735977 gene encoding uncharacterized protein LOC115735977: MATANASVAPWALATSPSAVSKGKRMNNPNYIMGMNAYGGLKAHNTVASLGVPVCGEQPFATLVSSLRSQGKGRRGGALSSKCNAVGEMFRIAAIMNGLVLVGVAVGFVLLRIEAHVEEAD; this comes from the coding sequence ATGGCAACCGCAAACGCTTCTGTCGCTCCCTGGGCGCTCGCCACCTCCCCCTCTGCCGTGAGCAAAGGGAAGAGGATGAACAATCCGAATTACATAATGGGAATGAATGCATATGGTGGGCTAAAAGCTCACAACACCGTGGCTTCCCTAGGAGTCCCTGTGTGCGGGGAGCAGCCATTTGCAACCTTGGTGAGCTCTTTGAGGTCACAAGGAAAAGGCAGAAGGGGAGGAGCTCTGTCTTCTAAGTGCAATGCTGTTGGGGAGATGTTTCGGATTGCGGCCATCATGAACGGGCTTGTTCTAGTTGGTGTTGCGGTTGGGTTTGTTCTCCTCAGAATCGAAGCCCATGTAGAAGAAGCCGACTGA
- the LOC115735830 gene encoding B3 domain-containing protein Os01g0234100-like has protein sequence MSLMVKKPLDPDPKSEQVASTYHRETKRQKRLVVDDLYHYDHVGGKSPAMERAEEFRANLPAEIPSFLKTMVRSNVTTGFWLHLPMPFCKLHMPRHNITVTLEDENGEEYPVNYIVDKTALSAGWKKFSSARELKEGDVLVFQLVRPSIFKVHIVRGSGSQGAFGLDAPRKQNDSENRMDKEVIPNEKSPSSGPVSQDASPDNAHSKSLMVLDTNPPCTPDQSAKLGNEVGPDATHGTRLSNSISAIDCGEATSNNSLTVLVNGTVIDSDLSEYQRTRYSDLCSSQNGFLHDNLLKSINYKLAAEMISETVNIADAIKASNLSTSRADLEMWDKTLEGFELLGMKVGFLRARLDQIKNVASELERYRDAESKQAAVKEEMKSVQVRLSKLKKLKKRLDADIESLKPNAERHELVFEEEASAPW, from the exons ATGTCGCTGATGGTCAAGAAGCCGTTGGATCCAGATCCCAAGTCTGAACAA GTGGCATCAACCTACCATAGGGAGACAAAAAG ACAGAAGAGACTTGTTGTTGATGACTTATATCACTATGATCATGTTGGGGGGAAATCTCCTGCCATGGAGCGGGCGGAAGAGTTTCGAGCAAATTTGCCAGCTGAAATCCCTAGCTTCCTGAAGACTATGGTGCGTTCAAATGTTACTACTGGATTTTGGCTG CATCTTCCCATGCCATTCTGCAAATTGCATATGCCAAGGCACAATATCACTGTTACTTTGGAAGATGAGAATGGGGAAGAATACCCTGTAAACTACATTGTGGATAAGACAGCCCTAAGTGCTGGATGGAAAAAGTTCTCAAGTGCTCGAGAATTAAAGGAGGGCGATGTACTAGTTTTCCAGTTGGTCAGACCCTCCATCTTCAAG GTACACATTGTGAGAGGGAGTGGCTCCCAAGGGGCTTTTGGTCTGGATGCACCCAGAAAACAAAATGATTCCG AAAATCGGATGGACAAGGAAGTCATACCCAACGAGAAGTCCCCAAGCTCAGGACCTGTTTCACAAGACGCATCTCCTGACAATGCTCATAGCAAAAGCTTGATGGTTTTGGATACTAATCCCCCATGCACGCCTGATCAGTCTGCCAAGTTGGGCAATGAGGTTGGTCCGGATGCCACACATGGGACTAGACTCTCAAACTCAATATCTGCCATTGATTGCGGAGAGGCAACAAGCAACAACAGTCTGACCGTACTCGTCAATGGCACAGTTATTGACTCTGACCTTTCTGAGTACCAGAGGACAAGATATTCGGACCTCTGCTCCAGTCAGAATGGGTTTCTGCATGACAACCTTCTCAAGAGCATAAATTACAAGCTGGCTGCTGAGATGATTTCTGAAACAGTCAACATTGCGGATGCCATTAAAGCTAGCAACCTCTCCACTTCGAGAGCAGACCTTGAGATGTGGGATAAGACTTTGGAGGGATTTGAGCTTCTGGGAATGAAAGTTGGATTTTTACGCGCTCGGTTGGACCAAATCAAGAATGTCGCTTCGGAGTTAGAGAGGTATCGAGATGCCGAAAGCAAGCAAGCTGCAGTCAAGGAGGAGATGAAGAGCGTTCAAGTAAGGCTATCGAAGTTGAAGAAGTTGAAGAAAAGACTCGATGCTGATATAGAATCTCTGAAACCGAATGCAGAGAGGCATGAACTAGTGTTCGAGGAGGAGGCTAGCGCTCCATGGTGA